From the Billgrantia sulfidoxydans genome, one window contains:
- a CDS encoding substrate-binding domain-containing protein — MKRIRIEPAWSFTDEAGNRLDPQLFGLLQGIHRSGKLTAAAAEAGISYRHAWNLLNKWAEFFGVALVEMHKGRGARLTPLGDKLLWARQRVAARLGPQLESLGSELNLELQQLFEGVEPVLRVHASHGYAVALLPRFASDFQLDLQYCSPAEALAALNRGACDVAGYHMPTSATRGPLMQGYRRQLRPRSHCIIRFITRRQGLMLRPGNPKGIVGLADLTRGDVRFINRQKASGTRALLDILLRDAGLASQRILGFELEEYTHSAVAAYIAAGMADVGFGVEAAAHQFGLAFLPLADEHYLLVCQRRSLADPSVRRLLEMIRGESFRQAVSELPGYTPDRCGEVCSVDELFDETQRS, encoded by the coding sequence ATGAAGCGCATTCGTATCGAGCCCGCCTGGTCCTTCACCGACGAGGCGGGTAACCGCCTGGATCCACAGCTTTTCGGGCTGCTGCAGGGCATCCATCGCAGCGGCAAGCTGACCGCGGCCGCCGCCGAGGCCGGCATCTCCTACCGCCACGCATGGAACCTGCTCAACAAGTGGGCGGAGTTCTTCGGCGTCGCCCTGGTGGAAATGCACAAGGGCCGCGGCGCGCGGCTCACGCCGCTCGGCGACAAGCTGCTGTGGGCCCGTCAGCGGGTGGCTGCCCGGCTGGGCCCGCAGCTCGAGAGCCTCGGCTCGGAGCTCAATCTCGAGCTGCAACAGCTGTTCGAGGGCGTCGAGCCGGTGCTGCGCGTTCACGCCAGCCACGGCTACGCGGTGGCGCTGCTGCCGCGGTTCGCCAGTGACTTCCAGCTCGACCTGCAGTACTGCAGCCCCGCGGAGGCGCTGGCCGCACTCAACCGTGGCGCCTGCGACGTGGCCGGCTACCACATGCCGACCTCGGCCACCCGCGGCCCGCTGATGCAGGGCTATCGCCGCCAGCTGCGGCCGCGCAGCCACTGCATCATCCGCTTCATCACCCGCCGCCAGGGGCTCATGCTGAGGCCGGGCAACCCCAAGGGCATCGTCGGCCTGGCCGACCTGACCCGCGGCGACGTGCGCTTCATCAATCGCCAGAAGGCGTCGGGCACCCGGGCGCTGCTCGACATCCTGCTGCGCGACGCCGGGCTCGCCTCGCAACGCATCCTCGGTTTCGAGCTCGAGGAGTACACCCATTCTGCGGTGGCCGCCTACATCGCCGCCGGCATGGCCGACGTCGGCTTCGGCGTCGAGGCCGCCGCGCATCAGTTCGGCCTGGCTTTCCTGCCCCTGGCCGACGAGCACTACCTGCTGGTGTGCCAGCGCCGGAGTCTCGCCGACCCCAGCGTCAGGCGCCTGCTGGAGATGATCCGTGGCGAATCGTTCCGGCAGGCCGTCAGCGAGCTGCCGGGCTATACGCCGGACCGCTGCGGCGAGGTGTGCAGCGTCGACGAGCTGTTCGACGAGACCCAGCGCTCCTGA
- the fdhA gene encoding formaldehyde dehydrogenase, glutathione-independent, whose amino-acid sequence MSQANRGVVYKGPGKVDVEAIPYPELALGNRKCDHGVILKVVTTNICGSDQHMVRGRTTAPSGLVLGHEITGLVIECGRDVEFIKPGDLVSVPFNIACGRCRNCKEGRTGICLNVNPARPGAAYGYVDMGGWVGGQTEYVMVPYADFNLLKFPDADQAMEKIRDLTLLSDIFPTGFHGCVTAGVGPGSTVYIAGAGPVGLAAAVSAQLLGAACVIVGDMIEERLAQARSFGCETIDLTQDGDMADKIEAILGEREVDAFVDCVGFEAHACGCNHGKEAPATVLNSAMQLTRAGGQIGIPGLYVTEDPGAVDDAAKQGALSMRFGLGWAKSHSFHTGQCPVMKYHRPLMQAILFGKVKIADAVNVQMISLDQAPQGYADFDGGAAKKFVIDPHGSVAA is encoded by the coding sequence ATGAGCCAAGCCAACCGCGGCGTCGTCTACAAGGGCCCGGGTAAGGTCGACGTCGAAGCCATCCCCTACCCGGAGCTCGCCCTCGGCAATCGCAAATGCGACCACGGCGTGATCCTGAAGGTGGTCACCACCAATATCTGCGGCAGCGACCAGCACATGGTGCGCGGGCGCACCACCGCGCCGTCCGGCCTGGTGCTGGGCCACGAGATCACCGGCCTGGTGATCGAGTGCGGGCGCGACGTCGAGTTCATCAAGCCGGGTGACCTGGTCTCGGTGCCCTTCAACATTGCCTGCGGGCGCTGCCGCAACTGCAAGGAAGGTCGAACCGGCATCTGTCTCAATGTCAACCCGGCTCGCCCCGGTGCCGCTTACGGCTACGTCGACATGGGCGGCTGGGTCGGCGGCCAGACGGAATACGTCATGGTGCCCTACGCCGACTTCAACCTGCTGAAGTTCCCCGACGCCGATCAGGCGATGGAGAAGATCCGCGACCTGACCCTGCTCTCCGACATCTTCCCCACCGGCTTCCACGGCTGCGTGACGGCCGGTGTCGGGCCGGGCAGCACCGTCTACATCGCCGGCGCCGGTCCGGTGGGCCTGGCAGCGGCGGTGTCCGCCCAACTGCTGGGAGCGGCCTGCGTGATCGTCGGCGACATGATCGAGGAGCGCCTGGCCCAGGCCCGCAGCTTCGGCTGCGAAACCATCGACCTGACCCAGGACGGCGACATGGCCGACAAGATCGAGGCGATCCTCGGCGAGCGTGAAGTCGACGCCTTCGTCGACTGCGTCGGTTTCGAGGCCCATGCCTGCGGCTGCAACCACGGCAAGGAAGCGCCGGCGACCGTACTCAACTCGGCGATGCAGCTGACCCGCGCCGGCGGCCAGATCGGCATTCCGGGCCTTTACGTGACCGAAGATCCCGGCGCCGTCGACGATGCCGCCAAGCAGGGAGCGCTGAGCATGCGCTTCGGCCTGGGCTGGGCCAAGTCCCACTCCTTCCATACTGGGCAGTGTCCGGTGATGAAGTACCACCGCCCGCTGATGCAGGCGATCCTGTTCGGCAAGGTCAAGATCGCCGATGCGGTCAACGTACAGATGATTTCGCTGGATCAGGCGCCGCAGGGCTATGCCGACTTCGATGGCGGGGCAGCGAAGAAATTCGTCATCGACCCCCATGGCAGCGTGGCCGCCTGA
- a CDS encoding electron transfer flavoprotein subunit beta, whose amino-acid sequence MRPEVNREENTRDAALEVAVLVSVGRHPVTGRARRADQDARGVELALSLDKAGITLLHAGTLDEESESALRGYLGMGFPAMTLVEQPPGADVVPALAARLNDARPQLVIAGERAERGEGSGMLPYLLAERLGWPLVSGLAAVEKVEGGVATLLQALPRGQRRRLQVRLPAIVTVDAAASAARQSAFGPARRGEVETETAAVTWDEALPEWNVTPARKRPKRLKIVKAASARDRFKAAAAKAEGAGGQVLTDVTPEQGAEAIYKLLKEEGVLR is encoded by the coding sequence ATGCGGCCTGAGGTCAATCGAGAAGAGAACACGCGAGACGCGGCACTCGAGGTGGCCGTGCTGGTATCGGTTGGTCGCCACCCCGTGACCGGTCGCGCCCGACGCGCCGACCAGGATGCCCGTGGCGTGGAACTGGCCCTGTCGCTCGACAAGGCAGGCATCACCTTGCTGCACGCCGGAACGCTCGACGAGGAGAGCGAGAGTGCCCTGCGCGGCTATCTGGGCATGGGCTTTCCCGCCATGACCCTGGTCGAGCAGCCGCCGGGCGCCGACGTGGTTCCCGCCCTGGCCGCCAGGCTGAATGACGCACGGCCGCAGCTGGTGATCGCCGGCGAGCGCGCCGAGCGGGGAGAGGGATCCGGTATGCTGCCCTACCTGCTGGCCGAGCGGCTGGGCTGGCCGCTGGTCAGCGGCCTGGCGGCGGTGGAGAAGGTCGAAGGTGGCGTGGCGACGCTGCTCCAGGCTCTGCCCCGTGGCCAGCGCCGTCGGCTGCAGGTGCGGCTGCCGGCCATCGTCACCGTCGACGCTGCCGCGTCGGCGGCGCGCCAGAGCGCCTTCGGCCCGGCCCGGCGCGGGGAGGTCGAGACCGAAACCGCGGCGGTGACGTGGGACGAGGCCCTGCCGGAATGGAACGTGACGCCGGCCCGCAAGCGGCCCAAGCGCCTCAAGATCGTCAAGGCGGCCTCGGCCCGGGACCGCTTCAAGGCCGCCGCGGCCAAGGCCGAAGGTGCCGGTGGCCAGGTGTTGACCGACGTGACCCCGGAGCAGGGCGCCGAGGCGATCTACAAGCTGCTCAAGGAGGAGGGCGTCCTCCGATAG
- a CDS encoding formate dehydrogenase beta subunit produces MTTRLFVPRETTALALGADEVAERIEAEAEARGVEVELVRNGSRGLFWLEPLVEVETPAGRIAYGPVAPEDVAGLLDAGLLEGSATSPLCQGPTEEIPYLQAQQRLTFSRIGVTDPLSLEDYCAHDGFRGLRRALGLDSQAIIDEVKASGLRGRGGAAFPTGIKWQTVLDAPAAQKYIVCNADEGDSGTFADRLVMECDPYLLIEGMAIAGLAVGATQGYVYLRSEYPLAQEIFNEAIARAEAAGYLGGDILGSGQAFHLEVRLGAGAYICGEETSLLESLEGKRGMVRFKPPLPAIEGLFGQPTVVNNVLSLAAVPFILGDGGQAYADYGMGRSRGTLALQLAGNVQRGGLVELAFGTTLRQLMEEFGGGTFTGRPLRAVQVGGPLGAYLPESQWDLPLDYEAFAEVGAVLGHGGVVMFDDTVDMAEQARFAMEFCTVESCGKCTPCRIGSVRGVEVIDRIRAGERREANLALLADLCETMVDGSLCAMGGMTPFPVQSVMKHFPDDLQRDAQPR; encoded by the coding sequence ATGACCACGAGACTCTTTGTCCCCCGCGAAACCACGGCGCTGGCGCTGGGCGCCGATGAGGTCGCCGAGCGCATCGAGGCCGAGGCCGAGGCGCGTGGCGTCGAGGTCGAGCTGGTGCGCAACGGCTCGCGTGGGCTGTTCTGGCTGGAGCCGCTGGTGGAGGTCGAGACGCCGGCCGGGCGCATCGCCTACGGCCCGGTGGCGCCCGAGGACGTGGCCGGCCTGCTCGACGCCGGCCTGCTCGAGGGCAGTGCCACGTCACCCCTGTGCCAGGGGCCGACCGAGGAGATTCCCTATCTGCAGGCCCAGCAGCGCCTGACCTTTTCGCGCATCGGCGTCACCGACCCGCTGTCGCTGGAGGACTACTGCGCCCACGACGGCTTCCGCGGCCTGCGCCGGGCCCTCGGCCTTGATTCCCAGGCCATCATCGACGAGGTCAAGGCTTCCGGCCTGCGCGGCCGCGGCGGGGCGGCGTTTCCCACCGGCATCAAGTGGCAGACCGTGCTCGATGCCCCCGCCGCGCAGAAATACATCGTCTGCAACGCCGACGAGGGCGACTCCGGTACCTTCGCCGACCGCCTAGTGATGGAGTGCGACCCCTATCTGCTGATCGAGGGCATGGCCATTGCCGGCCTCGCCGTGGGCGCCACCCAGGGCTACGTCTACCTGCGTTCGGAGTATCCGCTGGCCCAGGAGATCTTCAACGAGGCCATCGCCCGCGCCGAGGCCGCCGGCTATCTCGGTGGCGACATCCTCGGCAGCGGCCAGGCGTTTCACCTCGAGGTGCGCCTGGGTGCCGGCGCCTACATCTGCGGCGAGGAGACCTCGCTGCTCGAGAGTCTCGAAGGCAAGCGCGGCATGGTGCGCTTCAAGCCGCCGCTGCCGGCCATCGAAGGCCTGTTCGGCCAGCCCACCGTGGTCAACAACGTGCTGTCGCTGGCGGCGGTGCCCTTCATTCTCGGCGACGGCGGACAGGCCTACGCCGACTACGGCATGGGCCGTTCGCGGGGCACCCTGGCGTTGCAGCTGGCCGGTAACGTCCAGCGCGGCGGGCTGGTGGAGCTGGCGTTCGGCACCACCCTGCGCCAGCTGATGGAGGAGTTCGGCGGCGGTACTTTTACCGGACGGCCGCTGCGCGCGGTGCAGGTGGGCGGCCCGCTGGGCGCCTATCTGCCCGAGAGCCAGTGGGACCTGCCGCTCGACTACGAGGCCTTCGCCGAGGTCGGCGCGGTGCTCGGTCACGGCGGCGTGGTGATGTTCGATGACACGGTGGACATGGCCGAGCAGGCGCGCTTCGCCATGGAGTTCTGCACGGTGGAATCATGCGGCAAGTGCACCCCCTGCCGCATCGGATCGGTGCGCGGCGTCGAGGTGATCGACCGCATCCGCGCCGGCGAGCGCCGCGAGGCCAACCTCGCGCTGCTCGCCGACCTGTGCGAGACCATGGTGGATGGCTCGCTTTGCGCCATGGGTGGCATGACACCCTTCCCCGTGCAGAGCGTGATGAAACACTTTCCCGACGACCTGCAGCGCGACGCGCAGCCGCGTTGA
- a CDS encoding aromatic ring-hydroxylating oxygenase subunit alpha — MDTPSPTPLDDPLDPARQATARMLAERARNVSLPQPFYNDARLFALDMQEIFGKEWLFAGMTCEIPAKGNYMTLQVGDNPVILVRGDGGAIHAFHNVCRHRGSRLCVSDKGKVAKLVCPYHQWTYELDGRLLFAGSDMGENFDLSAYGLKPVHVRTGGGFIFISLAEQPPAIDDFLVTLEHYLEPYDMTNVKVAVESSIVEQANWKLVIENNRECYHCNGAHPELLNSLQEFDDTDDPRATPAYKALVAKKQSDWDEQQIPWQLKRFGKRNRLTRTPLLDGVVSMTMDGKPACRKLMGRLTSPDMGSLRILHLPNSWNHFMGDHAIVFRVLPLGPQETLVTTKWLVHKDAVEGVDYQPEEMRRVWDATNAQDKRLAEENQRGINSKAYEPGPYSETYEFGVIDFIDWYSERMQENLGHSAPHLQLVRG, encoded by the coding sequence ATGGACACACCCTCCCCGACACCCCTCGACGACCCCTTGGATCCCGCGCGCCAGGCTACCGCCAGGATGCTGGCCGAGCGCGCGCGCAACGTCTCGCTGCCCCAGCCCTTCTACAACGATGCCCGGCTGTTCGCCCTGGACATGCAGGAGATCTTCGGCAAGGAGTGGCTGTTCGCCGGCATGACCTGCGAGATCCCCGCCAAGGGCAACTACATGACCCTGCAGGTCGGCGACAACCCGGTGATCCTGGTGCGCGGCGACGGCGGCGCCATCCATGCCTTTCACAACGTCTGCCGCCACCGCGGCTCGCGGCTGTGCGTCAGCGACAAGGGCAAGGTCGCCAAGCTGGTCTGCCCCTACCACCAGTGGACCTATGAGCTCGACGGCCGCCTGCTGTTCGCCGGCAGCGACATGGGCGAGAACTTCGACCTTTCCGCCTATGGCCTGAAGCCGGTCCACGTTCGCACCGGCGGCGGCTTCATCTTCATCAGCCTGGCCGAGCAGCCGCCCGCCATCGACGACTTCCTGGTCACCCTGGAGCACTACCTCGAGCCTTACGACATGACCAACGTCAAGGTCGCCGTGGAGTCGAGCATCGTCGAGCAGGCCAACTGGAAGCTGGTGATCGAGAACAACCGCGAGTGCTACCACTGCAACGGCGCCCACCCGGAGCTGCTCAACTCGCTGCAGGAGTTCGACGACACCGACGACCCCCGCGCCACGCCCGCCTACAAGGCGCTGGTGGCGAAGAAGCAGTCCGACTGGGACGAGCAGCAGATACCCTGGCAGCTCAAGCGCTTCGGCAAGCGCAACCGGCTGACCCGCACACCGCTGCTGGATGGCGTGGTCTCGATGACCATGGACGGCAAGCCGGCCTGCCGCAAGCTGATGGGCCGCCTGACCAGCCCCGACATGGGCTCGCTGCGCATCCTGCACCTGCCCAACTCCTGGAATCACTTCATGGGCGACCACGCCATCGTGTTCCGCGTGCTGCCGCTGGGCCCGCAGGAGACCCTGGTGACCACCAAGTGGCTGGTGCACAAGGATGCGGTGGAGGGCGTCGACTACCAGCCCGAGGAGATGCGTCGGGTGTGGGACGCCACCAACGCCCAGGACAAGCGCCTGGCCGAGGAGAACCAGCGCGGCATCAACTCCAAGGCGTACGAGCCGGGCCCCTACTCCGAGACCTACGAGTTCGGCGTGATCGACTTCATCGACTGGTACAGCGAGCGGATGCAGGAGAACCTGGGTCACAGCGCGCCCCACCTGCAGCTGGTGAGAGGCTAG
- a CDS encoding formate dehydrogenase subunit gamma: MYNSPFPPWTPQLVQDEIDALKHEPGALLPILHAIQDRFGHIPREAVPLIAESLQLTRAEVHGVISFYHHFRTSPPGRHVVQICRAEACQARGARALESHARETLGIDYHQTTADREITLEPVYCLGNCACGPSLRVDDRILARVTPERFDRLVDELTTQVLKVS; the protein is encoded by the coding sequence ATGTACAACAGCCCTTTCCCACCATGGACCCCCCAACTGGTTCAGGACGAGATCGACGCCCTGAAGCACGAGCCCGGGGCCCTGCTACCCATCCTGCACGCGATCCAGGATCGCTTCGGCCATATTCCCCGCGAGGCGGTGCCGCTCATTGCCGAATCGCTGCAGCTCACCCGTGCCGAGGTGCACGGTGTGATCAGCTTCTATCACCACTTCCGCACCAGCCCTCCGGGGCGGCACGTGGTGCAGATCTGCCGTGCCGAGGCATGCCAGGCGCGGGGCGCCCGTGCGCTGGAGAGCCATGCGCGGGAAACCCTCGGCATCGACTACCACCAGACCACCGCCGACCGCGAGATCACCCTGGAGCCGGTCTACTGCCTGGGCAACTGCGCCTGCGGCCCGTCGCTGCGCGTTGATGACCGCATCCTCGCCCGGGTCACCCCCGAGCGTTTCGATCGGCTGGTCGACGAGCTGACCACCCAAGTGCTGAAGGTGAGCTGA
- a CDS encoding hybrid-cluster NAD(P)-dependent oxidoreductase: MTMNFLNPVTTQTWTNGRHLVRCVKVIQETWDVRTFCFMAEQPVLFFFKPGQFVTLELEIDGEPIMRSYTISSSPSIPYSFSITVKRVPGGKVSNWLHDNLKIGDELAVHGPVGNFNSIDFPADKVLFLSGGVGITPLMSMTRWFFDTNANVDVEFIHSARAPRDVIYHRELVHMFSRIPEFKLHIVCEKKDDIGEAWAGYRGYLTQPMLELMVPDFLEREIFCCGPTPYMNAVKRILRDNGFDMSHYHEESFGATPLDVREEVLELAEQAEAEAEEIDYADMLSVEFVGSGKSVRIQPGETVHSAAAKLGLHIPKACGMGICGTCRVGLKSGEVDMEHNGGITDEDIEEGYILSCCSKPRGDVVVDY, translated from the coding sequence ATGACCATGAACTTTCTCAACCCCGTCACGACCCAGACCTGGACCAACGGCCGCCATTTGGTGCGTTGCGTCAAGGTCATCCAGGAAACTTGGGACGTCCGCACTTTCTGCTTCATGGCCGAGCAGCCGGTGCTGTTCTTCTTCAAGCCGGGGCAGTTCGTGACCCTGGAACTGGAGATCGACGGCGAGCCGATCATGCGCTCCTATACGATCTCCAGTTCGCCATCGATTCCCTACAGCTTCTCGATCACCGTCAAGCGGGTGCCCGGGGGCAAGGTGTCGAACTGGCTACACGATAACCTGAAGATCGGCGACGAACTGGCGGTGCATGGCCCGGTGGGCAATTTCAATTCGATCGATTTTCCTGCCGACAAGGTGCTGTTCCTCTCCGGCGGCGTGGGTATCACGCCGCTGATGTCGATGACACGCTGGTTCTTCGACACCAACGCCAACGTCGACGTCGAGTTCATCCACAGTGCACGTGCCCCGCGCGATGTCATCTACCATCGTGAGCTGGTGCACATGTTCTCGCGGATCCCCGAGTTCAAGTTGCATATCGTCTGCGAGAAAAAGGACGACATCGGCGAGGCCTGGGCCGGCTATCGCGGGTATTTGACCCAACCAATGCTCGAGCTGATGGTGCCCGATTTCCTCGAGCGCGAGATCTTCTGCTGCGGTCCCACGCCCTACATGAACGCGGTCAAGCGCATCCTGAGGGATAACGGCTTCGACATGAGCCATTACCACGAGGAATCCTTCGGTGCCACGCCGCTGGATGTGCGCGAGGAGGTGCTGGAGCTGGCCGAGCAAGCCGAGGCCGAGGCCGAGGAGATCGACTACGCCGACATGCTCAGCGTCGAGTTCGTCGGCTCGGGCAAGAGCGTGCGCATTCAGCCGGGAGAGACGGTGCACTCCGCTGCCGCCAAGCTGGGCCTGCACATTCCCAAGGCCTGCGGCATGGGCATCTGCGGCACCTGCCGGGTGGGACTCAAGTCCGGTGAAGTGGACATGGAGCACAACGGCGGCATCACCGACGAGGACATCGAAGAGGGCTACATCCTCTCCTGCTGCAGCAAGCCGCGAGGCGACGTGGTGGTCGATTACTGA
- a CDS encoding electron transfer flavoprotein subunit alpha/FixB family protein: protein MSEIIRRDPRKEWIARNRLHPDHLSVLAELGEGTAATEWMGPNGVIRRNPHAVGFIGPNGLKRIDRSGVQQAAASGRAAGAGHKAASDDRRQVIIEEPAFVVAVVPDMPGGRLSSHDRDLLGLARQLADADGERPGAVLAVIFGGHKEDTLGDAGIDRLLAFDDAAFDGYAPEARLAALAAVEDELAPRHWLLPDSKLGGAELGRRLAARLRERPATGVWQLEQDGASALGWRCTARGAAGTSDIQRALPRVVLALAECAEPVSETRHAARPLALAQPLPPLLGRIEDLGQVAVDPAGVALAEAEFILSAGNGVKEWEGFHQAAKVLGATEGASRVAVDDGFMPRDRQVGATGTWVTARVYVAVGISGAIQHLQGIQSCEKVVAINLDPGCDMIKRADLAVIGDSASILAALVEMVQRQREEKRDAA from the coding sequence ATGAGCGAGATCATCCGCCGCGATCCGCGCAAGGAGTGGATCGCCCGCAATCGCCTGCATCCCGACCACCTGAGCGTGCTGGCGGAGCTTGGCGAAGGCACCGCAGCGACCGAGTGGATGGGCCCCAACGGGGTGATCCGCCGGAATCCCCATGCGGTGGGCTTCATCGGCCCCAACGGGCTCAAGCGCATCGACCGCAGCGGTGTCCAGCAGGCGGCTGCCTCGGGACGCGCGGCCGGCGCCGGTCACAAGGCCGCCTCCGACGATCGCCGGCAGGTCATCATCGAGGAGCCGGCCTTCGTAGTCGCGGTGGTGCCGGACATGCCCGGCGGGCGCCTCTCGAGCCACGACCGCGACCTGCTGGGCCTGGCCCGGCAGCTGGCCGACGCCGACGGCGAGCGGCCCGGTGCCGTGCTGGCCGTGATCTTCGGCGGCCACAAGGAGGATACGCTTGGCGACGCCGGCATCGACCGCCTGCTCGCCTTCGATGATGCCGCATTCGATGGCTATGCACCGGAGGCGCGCCTCGCCGCGCTCGCTGCCGTCGAGGACGAGCTGGCCCCGCGTCACTGGCTGTTGCCCGACTCCAAGCTGGGCGGCGCCGAACTGGGGCGGCGCCTGGCGGCTCGCCTGCGGGAGCGGCCCGCCACCGGTGTCTGGCAGCTCGAGCAGGACGGCGCCAGCGCCCTGGGCTGGCGCTGTACCGCGCGAGGGGCCGCCGGCACCAGCGACATCCAGCGCGCCCTGCCGCGCGTCGTGCTGGCGCTGGCCGAGTGCGCCGAGCCCGTATCCGAGACCCGCCATGCGGCCCGTCCGCTGGCCTTGGCGCAGCCGCTGCCTCCGCTGTTGGGGCGCATCGAGGATCTGGGCCAGGTGGCCGTCGATCCGGCCGGCGTGGCCCTGGCCGAGGCCGAGTTCATCCTCTCCGCCGGCAACGGAGTCAAGGAGTGGGAGGGTTTCCATCAGGCCGCCAAGGTGCTGGGGGCGACCGAGGGCGCCTCGCGCGTGGCGGTGGACGACGGCTTCATGCCGCGCGACCGCCAGGTAGGCGCCACCGGCACCTGGGTCACCGCGCGGGTCTACGTGGCGGTGGGCATCAGCGGTGCCATCCAGCACCTGCAGGGCATCCAGAGCTGCGAGAAGGTGGTGGCCATCAATCTCGATCCGGGATGCGACATGATCAAGCGCGCCGACCTGGCGGTGATTGGCGACTCGGCGAGCATACTCGCGGCGCTGGTCGAGATGGTGCAGCGGCAACGTGAGGAGAAGCGTGATGCGGCCTGA
- a CDS encoding BCCT family transporter — MKHDDAPLLKPGQDNAQVLGMDFHHPVFPLSALAILGFILYALIYPDAANAHLTAARGWSIEYFDWLFMIAGNLFVLLCVALIALPVGRIRLGGSQARPEYSTTSWFAMLFAAGMGIGLMFWSVAEPVAYYTDWYGTPLNAAAHTPGGASAAIGATMFHWGLHPWAIYGVVGLSLAFFAYNRGLPLTLRSAFTPILGERVRGWFGHVIDIVAVLATIFGLATSLGFGASQAAGGLNYLFDVPNTIGTQLAIIVVVTAVALFSVWRGIDGGVKLFSNINMVIALGLLAFVLVTGGVLLFVNNLWHTALAYANHIVPLSNWIGRDDTTWYHGWTVFYWAWWISWSPFVGMFIARVSRGRTVREFLTAVLVVPTLVTLVWMSVFGGTALDQSAAGVGALADGISDVSLAMFQMLEHLPLTTLTSSLAILLVLIFFITSSDSGSLVIDNITAGGKTDAPRGQRVFWAVLEGVIAGILLYGGGSTALGALQAGAVATGLPFTLVLLGMAFCLVKGLREEQRGLVGARLA, encoded by the coding sequence ATGAAGCATGACGATGCGCCACTCCTCAAACCTGGGCAGGACAATGCGCAGGTACTGGGGATGGACTTCCATCATCCCGTGTTCCCGCTCTCGGCCCTGGCCATCCTGGGCTTCATCCTCTACGCACTCATCTATCCCGACGCCGCCAACGCCCATCTCACCGCGGCCCGCGGCTGGTCGATCGAATACTTCGACTGGCTGTTCATGATCGCCGGCAACCTGTTCGTGCTGCTGTGCGTGGCGCTGATTGCCTTGCCGGTGGGGCGCATCCGCCTGGGCGGCAGCCAGGCCCGGCCGGAGTACTCGACCACCTCCTGGTTCGCCATGCTGTTCGCCGCGGGCATGGGCATCGGCCTGATGTTCTGGAGCGTGGCCGAGCCGGTGGCCTACTACACCGACTGGTACGGCACCCCGCTCAACGCCGCGGCGCACACCCCGGGCGGGGCCAGCGCGGCGATCGGCGCCACCATGTTCCACTGGGGCCTGCACCCTTGGGCGATCTACGGCGTGGTGGGTCTGTCGCTGGCGTTCTTCGCCTACAACCGCGGGCTGCCGCTGACCCTGCGCTCGGCCTTCACGCCGATCCTCGGTGAGCGGGTACGCGGCTGGTTCGGCCACGTCATCGACATCGTCGCGGTGCTGGCGACGATCTTCGGCCTGGCCACCTCGCTGGGCTTCGGCGCCTCCCAGGCGGCGGGCGGCCTCAACTACCTGTTCGACGTGCCCAACACCATCGGCACCCAGCTGGCGATCATCGTGGTGGTCACCGCCGTGGCGCTGTTCTCGGTGTGGCGCGGCATCGACGGCGGCGTGAAGCTGTTCTCCAACATCAACATGGTGATCGCCCTGGGGCTGCTCGCCTTCGTGCTGGTGACCGGCGGCGTGCTGCTGTTCGTCAACAACCTGTGGCACACCGCCCTGGCCTACGCCAACCACATCGTGCCGCTCTCCAACTGGATCGGTCGCGACGACACCACCTGGTACCACGGCTGGACGGTGTTCTACTGGGCCTGGTGGATCTCCTGGTCGCCCTTCGTCGGCATGTTCATCGCGCGGGTCTCCCGCGGGCGCACGGTGCGTGAATTCCTGACCGCCGTGCTGGTGGTGCCGACCCTGGTCACCCTGGTGTGGATGAGCGTCTTCGGCGGCACCGCCCTGGACCAGTCGGCCGCCGGCGTCGGCGCCCTGGCCGACGGCATCAGCGACGTCTCGCTGGCGATGTTCCAGATGCTCGAGCACCTGCCGTTGACCACCCTGACCTCCAGCCTGGCGATCCTGCTGGTGCTGATCTTCTTCATCACCTCGTCGGACTCCGGCTCGCTGGTGATCGACAACATCACCGCCGGCGGCAAGACCGACGCGCCCCGCGGCCAGCGCGTGTTCTGGGCGGTGCTGGAGGGCGTGATCGCCGGCATCCTGCTCTACGGCGGCGGCAGCACCGCGCTGGGCGCACTACAGGCCGGCGCCGTGGCCACCGGCCTGCCCTTCACCCTGGTGCTGCTGGGCATGGCGTTCTGCCTGGTCAAGGGGCTGCGCGAGGAGCAGCGCGGGCTGGTGGGCGCCAGGCTGGCCTGA